In Bacillus sp. SM2101, a single window of DNA contains:
- a CDS encoding carbohydrate kinase — MNEKEKYILHLISKNPYISQNELAETMKLSRSAIAGYISSLTKQGKILGRAYVLPEASRITCIGGANVDRKAQSQESIQYGSSNPVSVTQSSGGVARNIAENIGRIGSAVSLVSVVGDDQEGEWLIGSTNLYVDTSQVMKLPKMNTGTYTAVLDQEGEMVIALADMAIYDSINDSFIEKRWSHITSSSIVLLDTNLPSHLIRKIIERCRQDNIKLCVAPVSAPKMKKLPNVLGGVTWLICNQQEAMTLVGECRNDRVLCEKIQQLGVENVIITRGERGIIYQTNDSAYGEITAPTIDAIDVTGAGDAFVAGFLYAMNKGENFRKSCKYGMTCSMLTLQTQETVNNQLHEQLLVKTYQQYFEEDK; from the coding sequence ATGAATGAAAAAGAAAAATATATTTTACATTTGATAAGTAAAAACCCTTATATCTCGCAAAATGAGCTAGCAGAAACGATGAAGTTGTCTAGGTCAGCAATAGCAGGCTATATTTCATCATTGACAAAACAAGGAAAAATTCTTGGAAGAGCGTATGTTTTACCAGAAGCGTCTCGAATAACATGTATAGGTGGAGCAAATGTAGATCGTAAAGCACAATCACAAGAGAGCATACAGTACGGCTCGTCTAATCCAGTTTCCGTTACACAATCTAGTGGTGGTGTAGCAAGAAACATTGCAGAAAATATCGGGCGAATTGGCAGTGCTGTCTCACTTGTATCGGTCGTCGGTGATGATCAAGAAGGTGAATGGTTGATTGGATCAACAAACTTATACGTTGATACAAGTCAAGTTATGAAGCTTCCAAAGATGAACACAGGAACATATACAGCTGTATTAGATCAAGAAGGTGAAATGGTTATCGCCCTTGCTGACATGGCAATATATGATTCAATCAATGATAGTTTTATTGAAAAACGTTGGAGTCACATCACGTCCTCATCGATTGTCTTACTAGACACTAATTTACCTAGTCATTTAATACGAAAAATCATTGAACGATGTCGCCAAGATAACATTAAGCTTTGCGTTGCTCCTGTTTCCGCTCCAAAGATGAAAAAGCTTCCTAATGTTCTTGGTGGAGTTACTTGGCTTATCTGTAATCAACAAGAAGCGATGACATTAGTTGGAGAGTGTAGAAATGATCGTGTTTTGTGTGAAAAAATTCAGCAGCTAGGTGTAGAGAATGTCATTATTACACGTGGCGAAAGAGGAATTATCTACCAAACAAATGATAGCGCTTACGGAGAAATTACTGCACCTACTATAGATGCGATAGATGTTACTGGCGCAGGGGATGCGTTTGTAGCTGGCTTTCTATATGCAATGAATAAAGGAGAAAATTTTAGGAAGTCATGTAAATACGGAATGACCTGTTCAATGCTTACTTTGCAAACGCAAGAAACGGTTAACAACCAATTGCATGAGCA
- a CDS encoding response regulator transcription factor produces the protein MAKKILYIEDDLEIGTWVSACLKECGYDITWVKSGDEAINYEEQIDLVISDVMLPGLDGFTVGQRLKMKFPDTPIMMLSARTAVEDKLQGLSFADDYVTKPFHIDELHARVEVLLRRFGKASQQMVKLHHLDVFINESRIINTCNNDEIILTGKQHKIFFYLLDNLNQILTKEQIFEAVWGEQYIEGDKTLMVHIRYIREKIEQNPSEPVVIETIRGIGYRIKQ, from the coding sequence ATGGCTAAAAAAATTCTATACATAGAAGATGATTTAGAAATCGGCACTTGGGTATCAGCATGCTTGAAAGAGTGTGGATATGACATCACTTGGGTGAAATCAGGGGATGAGGCAATAAATTACGAAGAACAAATTGATCTTGTTATTTCAGATGTTATGCTACCTGGGCTCGATGGATTTACTGTCGGACAGCGTTTAAAAATGAAGTTTCCTGATACGCCAATTATGATGTTGTCAGCAAGAACTGCTGTAGAAGATAAGCTCCAAGGATTATCTTTTGCAGATGATTATGTGACAAAGCCTTTTCATATTGATGAGTTGCATGCTAGAGTCGAAGTATTACTTCGTAGATTTGGAAAAGCTTCACAGCAAATGGTTAAGCTTCATCACCTTGATGTATTTATTAATGAGTCACGTATTATCAATACTTGTAATAATGATGAAATCATTTTGACAGGAAAACAGCATAAAATATTCTTTTATTTATTGGACAATCTAAATCAAATTTTAACAAAGGAACAAATCTTTGAAGCGGTTTGGGGCGAGCAATATATAGAAGGAGATAAGACGTTAATGGTACATATCCGCTATATTCGAGAAAAGATTGAACAGAACCCAAGTGAGCCAGTGGTTATAGAAACAATCCGTGGAATTGGATATAGGATAAAGCAATGA
- a CDS encoding HAMP domain-containing sensor histidine kinase — protein MKFRHSLQAKYIIIICLAIMLVPFAFPLTIILINLPFTSTLDNDETIYTNSINLENMWHEEAAKLAGASDETIDTRLHELSKLYPDATMFWVDGTGKTRLTKPIDVDIQNQWSASNSIAFIKQTYDKDPFTIIAFIGESTTEGFIIFQIQRDLMLTEWEKNRDQFEYIIYLAVIILMIGFIVVSWLFFRSIRKRLISLQQVMTHQTADGIPEPILIQKKDEIAQLEEAFNQMIYQLKQSREKEKEEEQLRKQLIANLSHDLRTPLTTIRGHTHSLNKEELSTEGEQSITIINDKIDYLSQLIDNLLSFTLISSNKYPYNPEKIDILRIVRSSVASWYPIFEKEGFVIEVNLPEQQVQWVVDKQWFTRILDNLLQNVYRHAQAGKYVGISIINQQGKDMLIIKDKGPGMNAESQHKGAKVGLSIVHLMLQKMEISVSQVSDEHGTIFYLSQNDYIKDHRTL, from the coding sequence ATGAAATTTCGTCATTCACTTCAAGCTAAATACATCATTATTATTTGTTTGGCAATCATGCTCGTACCTTTCGCTTTTCCTTTAACGATCATTCTCATTAATTTACCTTTTACAAGTACACTTGATAATGATGAGACCATTTATACAAACAGTATAAATCTTGAAAATATGTGGCATGAAGAAGCAGCTAAACTTGCTGGTGCTTCCGATGAAACAATTGACACCCGCTTACACGAGTTAAGCAAACTATACCCCGATGCTACGATGTTTTGGGTTGATGGAACAGGAAAAACCAGGCTGACAAAACCTATTGATGTGGACATTCAAAATCAATGGTCAGCCTCAAATAGTATAGCATTTATTAAGCAAACGTATGATAAAGACCCGTTTACGATCATTGCATTTATCGGTGAATCCACTACAGAAGGATTTATCATATTTCAAATTCAAAGAGACCTCATGTTAACTGAGTGGGAAAAGAACAGAGATCAATTTGAATACATTATTTATCTTGCAGTAATCATTTTAATGATCGGTTTTATTGTTGTATCATGGCTTTTTTTCAGAAGTATTCGCAAACGACTTATCTCACTACAACAGGTGATGACGCATCAAACAGCAGATGGTATCCCTGAACCAATACTCATTCAAAAAAAAGATGAAATTGCTCAACTAGAAGAAGCATTCAATCAAATGATTTACCAACTGAAACAAAGTCGAGAAAAAGAAAAAGAAGAAGAACAACTGCGAAAACAATTAATTGCAAACCTATCTCACGATTTACGGACACCACTTACTACAATTAGAGGTCATACACATTCATTGAATAAAGAAGAGCTCAGTACAGAAGGTGAACAATCTATTACGATCATTAATGATAAAATAGATTACCTTAGTCAATTAATTGATAATCTCCTCTCGTTCACGCTCATTTCGTCTAATAAATACCCATACAATCCAGAGAAGATTGATATATTACGTATCGTTCGTTCTTCGGTCGCTTCATGGTATCCGATCTTTGAAAAAGAAGGTTTTGTAATCGAAGTAAATTTACCTGAGCAGCAAGTACAATGGGTTGTTGATAAACAATGGTTTACACGCATACTTGATAATTTACTACAAAATGTATACCGCCATGCACAAGCAGGTAAGTATGTAGGAATTAGCATCATAAATCAACAAGGAAAAGACATGCTCATCATTAAAGACAAGGGTCCCGGTATGAATGCTGAATCTCAGCATAAAGGTGCAAAAGTTGGACTGTCTATCGTCCACTTAATGCTACAAAAAATGGAAATCTCTGTGTCACAAGTAAGCGATGAACACGGTACAATATTTTATCTTTCACAAAATGACTATATTAAGGATCACAGAACATTGTAG
- a CDS encoding GNAT family N-acetyltransferase, whose translation MNIRLAETTDIEQLIKMRWDFTLEDDENGKIQDSEYSKFHTECESFLIKSLASDEWFIWVVEIEGKIVSHIYTELVQKVPRPGRVTYPFAFMTNVYTVPGYRGTGIGSKLLSTINKWAKEQKYEFIIVWPSDQSVDYYSRNEFEHCKGAMMNMIN comes from the coding sequence ATGAATATTAGACTTGCAGAAACAACAGATATTGAACAATTAATTAAGATGAGATGGGATTTTACATTAGAAGATGATGAAAATGGAAAAATACAAGATAGTGAATATAGTAAGTTTCACACAGAGTGTGAGTCCTTTTTAATAAAGTCATTAGCAAGTGATGAGTGGTTTATTTGGGTTGTAGAAATTGAAGGGAAAATCGTTTCACATATATATACAGAACTTGTACAAAAAGTACCTAGACCAGGGAGAGTAACTTATCCATTTGCATTTATGACCAATGTATACACTGTTCCAGGCTATAGAGGAACAGGTATAGGAAGTAAACTATTATCAACGATTAATAAGTGGGCAAAAGAACAAAAATATGAGTTTATTATTGTTTGGCCAAGTGACCAAAGTGTAGATTATTATAGCAGAAATGAATTTGAGCATTGTAAGGGAGCAATGATGAATATGATTAACTAA
- a CDS encoding SDR family oxidoreductase — MHDLKGKIAIITGASRLKGIGAAICRELAETGCHIFFTYWTDYDKSMPWSMELDEPMKLKEELQQKGIDVSCMELDLSNPDAPELLLNRVVERLGYPNILINNATYSTNNTFANLTTKELDQHYKINIRATTLLSIQFAQRFNKQFGGRIVNLTSGQFQGPMPGELAYATTKGGVDALTITLSAELAPLGITVNAVNPGPTDTGWMTENIRNDLKPSFPFGRIGEPTDVAKTIKFLVSEEAAWITGQIIHSEGGFRR, encoded by the coding sequence ATGCATGACTTAAAGGGCAAGATTGCTATTATAACAGGAGCAAGTAGGCTTAAAGGAATAGGAGCAGCAATTTGTAGAGAATTAGCCGAAACAGGATGCCATATATTTTTCACTTATTGGACAGATTACGATAAAAGCATGCCTTGGAGCATGGAATTAGATGAACCAATGAAACTAAAGGAAGAGCTACAACAAAAAGGTATTGATGTGTCTTGTATGGAATTGGACCTATCAAATCCTGATGCCCCTGAGCTACTCTTAAATCGAGTCGTTGAGCGACTTGGGTATCCCAATATTTTAATTAATAATGCTACATACTCTACGAATAACACGTTTGCTAATTTAACCACAAAAGAGCTAGATCAACATTATAAGATCAATATTCGCGCGACAACTTTATTGAGTATTCAGTTTGCACAAAGGTTTAATAAACAATTTGGTGGAAGAATTGTCAACTTGACTTCAGGGCAATTTCAAGGGCCTATGCCTGGTGAATTGGCTTATGCAACGACGAAAGGTGGAGTTGACGCACTGACGATTACTCTCTCAGCAGAACTCGCCCCCTTAGGAATAACAGTAAACGCTGTTAATCCAGGGCCTACGGATACTGGATGGATGACAGAAAATATTAGGAATGACCTAAAACCATCATTTCCTTTCGGAAGAATAGGTGAACCTACAGATGTTGCCAAGACGATAAAATTTCTCGTAAGCGAAGAAGCTGCATGGATTACAGGTCAAATTATCCATTCAGAGGGTGGATTTAGAAGATAA
- the vanY gene encoding VanY-A/VanY-F/VanY-M family D-Ala-D-Ala carboxypeptidase, with the protein MKKLGFFFFIALCFGIAVNIAAAPYYEDKVKEQNIVVDVKKDEEKAIKMKKIEIAKKQIFEGNLLLVNNEYPVLQESVKLDIVNLYTHKELTDGYGLMNTEIYLSTEVAYNFSDMIAAANKEGVSHFIISSGYRGFDEQNSLYEELGSDFALPAGSSEHNLGLSLDVGSTQMKMSEAPEGKWLEQNAWKYGFIVRYPKDKIDITGIQYEPWHIRYVGLPHSAIMEEKNLALEEYIDYLKEEKNIFANVNGDQYTVSYYPVPQTSEIQVPIDKQYDISGNNIDGVIVTVYEKM; encoded by the coding sequence ATGAAAAAGCTGGGGTTTTTCTTTTTTATAGCATTGTGCTTCGGTATTGCAGTTAATATAGCAGCAGCACCATATTACGAAGATAAAGTAAAAGAACAAAATATTGTTGTAGATGTAAAGAAAGATGAAGAAAAAGCGATAAAAATGAAGAAAATTGAAATTGCCAAAAAACAAATTTTTGAAGGGAATTTATTATTGGTAAACAATGAATATCCTGTTCTTCAAGAGAGTGTAAAATTAGATATTGTCAATTTATACACACACAAAGAACTAACAGATGGATATGGGTTGATGAATACTGAAATATATTTATCAACAGAAGTTGCATACAACTTTTCCGACATGATAGCTGCAGCTAACAAAGAAGGAGTTAGTCATTTTATTATTAGTAGTGGCTATCGGGGATTCGATGAACAGAATAGCTTGTATGAAGAACTGGGCTCTGATTTTGCACTACCTGCAGGTTCCAGCGAGCATAATCTAGGGCTATCCCTTGATGTGGGCTCTACTCAAATGAAGATGAGTGAAGCACCTGAAGGAAAGTGGTTAGAGCAAAATGCATGGAAGTATGGCTTTATCGTACGCTATCCAAAGGATAAAATAGACATAACAGGAATTCAATATGAACCATGGCATATCCGGTATGTTGGTTTGCCTCACAGTGCTATAATGGAAGAAAAAAATCTAGCATTAGAAGAATATATAGATTATTTAAAAGAAGAAAAGAACATCTTTGCGAATGTGAATGGTGATCAATATACAGTTTCATATTATCCTGTTCCTCAAACGAGTGAAATTCAAGTACCTATTGATAAGCAATACGACATTTCAGGTAACAATATAGATGGAGTCATTGTGACGGTGTATGAAAAAATGTAA
- a CDS encoding HAMP domain-containing sensor histidine kinase, which yields MVKILQSFRLKMIVLFYFSMLVSTLISFLFFKLFQALYRTMVNLGNDLLLPLYSFITEIGEITFFLVIFIPLSIFFFFLFTKPYENHLNEISKGIHYLARGDFAHRVEIYSNDEFRVIAQDINLASNKLKEATERGDLTESSKDQLVVNLAHDLRTPLTSVLGYLDLIINDKHLTDEQRKHFLTIAFTKSQRLEKLIDELFEITQMNYGMLTIDNTQVNLSELLIQLNEEMYPVFEKNYLAARLDISPNLQIIGDGELLARVFENLLTNANRYGYDGKYVDINGFVNSGDVVIQIVNYGDHIPADELPYLFDMFYTGDKARTHKKDSTGLGLFIAKNIVEQHNGTISVESSLERTLFEVRLPRVDISTDEV from the coding sequence ATGGTTAAAATCTTACAAAGTTTTCGTTTGAAAATGATTGTATTATTTTACTTTAGTATGCTTGTATCTACTCTCATATCTTTTTTGTTCTTTAAGTTATTTCAGGCACTTTATCGGACGATGGTTAATCTTGGAAATGACTTACTTCTTCCGTTGTATTCATTTATAACAGAAATTGGTGAAATTACTTTTTTTCTAGTAATATTTATTCCACTTTCAATATTCTTTTTCTTTTTATTTACTAAACCTTATGAGAATCATTTAAATGAGATTTCGAAAGGAATTCATTATCTTGCCCGAGGTGATTTTGCACATCGTGTAGAAATTTATTCAAACGATGAGTTTAGGGTAATCGCGCAGGATATTAATTTGGCAAGTAATAAATTAAAAGAAGCGACAGAGAGAGGGGATTTAACTGAAAGCAGTAAGGATCAATTAGTCGTAAATTTGGCTCATGATTTGCGTACACCGCTGACTTCTGTATTAGGTTATTTAGACCTGATCATTAATGACAAACATTTAACTGATGAGCAGAGGAAACATTTTTTAACCATTGCTTTTACAAAATCTCAGCGATTAGAGAAACTCATTGATGAATTATTCGAAATTACACAAATGAACTATGGTATGTTAACAATTGATAACACACAGGTTAACCTAAGTGAATTATTGATACAGCTAAATGAAGAAATGTATCCCGTCTTTGAGAAAAATTATTTGGCTGCTAGATTAGATATTTCACCCAATTTACAAATTATAGGTGATGGTGAATTGTTAGCACGTGTGTTTGAAAACCTTTTAACTAATGCAAATCGATATGGATATGATGGGAAATATGTAGATATTAACGGGTTCGTTAATAGTGGAGATGTTGTAATTCAGATTGTAAACTATGGAGATCATATTCCTGCAGATGAGTTACCATATCTTTTTGATATGTTTTATACAGGTGATAAAGCTCGAACGCATAAAAAAGATAGCACCGGTCTAGGCTTATTCATTGCAAAGAATATTGTGGAGCAACATAATGGAACGATTAGTGTTGAAAGTAGCTTGGAACGAACGCTATTCGAAGTACGCTTGCCACGGGTAGATATATCAACAGATGAGGTGTGA
- a CDS encoding response regulator transcription factor codes for MEHISILIAEDEQEIADLISINLEKEGYKVMKATDGEEAIKVIHKQPVDLLILDIMMPKIDGYEVARQIRSEDYNIPIIFLSAKNSDFDKVHGLVIGADDYMTKPFTPIELVARVNAQLRRFTKLNKSTKKEDIPILEFGGLIISPEQREVTLYGEDIDLTPKEYEILLLLASNPKKVFNVENIFQHVWKEAYFEGGNTVMVHIRTLRKKLAEDKRKNKFIKTVWGVGYAFNG; via the coding sequence ATGGAACATATATCAATTTTAATAGCTGAAGATGAGCAAGAAATCGCTGATCTAATCTCAATCAATTTGGAAAAAGAAGGTTATAAAGTCATGAAAGCTACTGATGGGGAAGAGGCTATCAAAGTTATTCACAAACAACCAGTGGACTTACTCATTTTAGATATTATGATGCCGAAAATAGACGGATATGAAGTCGCCCGCCAAATTCGTAGTGAAGATTATAATATACCAATCATTTTTTTGAGTGCCAAAAACTCTGATTTCGATAAAGTACATGGGTTAGTGATTGGGGCAGATGATTATATGACGAAACCATTTACTCCTATTGAATTGGTTGCTCGGGTAAACGCACAGCTTCGCCGTTTTACTAAATTGAACAAATCTACAAAAAAAGAAGATATCCCTATTCTAGAGTTTGGTGGCTTAATTATTTCTCCAGAACAACGGGAAGTTACACTATATGGTGAAGACATCGATTTAACACCAAAAGAATATGAGATATTACTTTTACTAGCTAGTAATCCCAAGAAAGTATTTAATGTAGAGAACATCTTTCAGCATGTATGGAAAGAAGCCTATTTTGAAGGTGGAAACACAGTTATGGTTCATATACGTACGTTACGCAAGAAGCTCGCAGAAGATAAGAGAAAGAATAAGTTTATTAAAACGGTGTGGGGAGTAGGGTATGCATTCAATGGTTAA
- a CDS encoding metal-dependent hydrolase, with protein MKSLIDYHAAIGAFVAYLICRKKELSRRKKMTLLLFGFIAGLTPDLTLLTSIFFSIIPTEVNYANNLYMLGHSILVTPSLSLGLAIIARRFFHSELTLGLLWITMLSSLVIGHLLMDLLDNGLSLFYPINESADIIGISLFRSFASLKGYSKIQIQEELLKEYPYAEITLEPVSGNPFSKTQWNYVVNAENLNVEGEASFFDVNELKNYKLYF; from the coding sequence ATTAAATCTCTTATAGATTATCATGCGGCAATAGGAGCATTTGTAGCCTATTTAATATGCCGAAAGAAAGAACTGTCACGAAGAAAAAAGATGACTCTACTATTATTTGGCTTTATAGCTGGACTTACGCCAGATTTAACATTATTAACATCAATCTTCTTTTCTATCATTCCTACTGAAGTAAACTATGCAAATAACCTATACATGTTAGGTCATTCTATTTTGGTAACTCCTAGCTTAAGCTTAGGGTTGGCTATCATTGCAAGACGCTTCTTTCATTCTGAACTAACGTTAGGTTTACTATGGATAACGATGTTGTCATCATTAGTTATTGGACACTTGCTAATGGATCTTCTCGATAATGGCTTAAGTTTGTTCTATCCTATTAATGAATCAGCTGATATAATTGGGATATCCTTATTCAGATCCTTTGCTAGTTTAAAAGGATATTCAAAGATTCAAATACAAGAAGAATTATTGAAAGAATACCCTTATGCAGAGATTACTCTCGAACCTGTCAGTGGCAACCCATTTTCAAAAACACAGTGGAACTACGTAGTGAACGCTGAGAATCTAAATGTAGAGGGTGAAGCATCATTTTTTGATGTAAATGAGCTAAAAAACTACAAATTATATTTTTGA
- a CDS encoding glycosyltransferase, translated as MVVHNIEVERGGMTSVMLNRSRALAEKGYNVSLVTLDDNNRYQSISEELRKIGRLSDKVGILNVYDYYKDLNTRGGVSDEQLRYYGEASDIYEKGYDIQSDELQAKFYARYFKDGVYVKYKKWNKDFTLSHIDYFDNQRNRTSREIFNKKGYIEKIIFFNVNTNKQHQVIFKTEDGFTYLNKWFNPEKGNLQQQFLFTRDTNRVSLFKNNIELHSRWLNEICEKEESKPFVICDGIGSADKILSMDKALAYRIYPLHTNHFQEPYTFGSEIKEKHRKILTNLIDLDSLVVLSEDHKIDITNQFGNFGNVDVIPNSITKKNHDIVKDDSQEIAIVARYDKIKQIDHAIKAFAKVVNEFPNAKLNIYGNGADEERLIKLITHMNLHANVFIKGYSKDVSSVYNKSLVTLLTSKSEAFGLVIAESMLNQTPVISYDINYGPRDIITNNIDGFLVPKDNIEKLADKIIFSLKNQDEIKEMGLKAKRNIELKFTNEIISKKWINLFETLKSKDLIEL; from the coding sequence ATGGTAGTCCATAATATCGAAGTTGAACGCGGAGGAATGACGTCTGTAATGCTTAATCGCTCTAGAGCATTAGCGGAAAAAGGATATAATGTAAGCCTTGTAACATTAGATGATAACAATAGATATCAGTCTATCTCCGAAGAACTAAGAAAAATAGGGCGATTGTCAGATAAAGTCGGTATTCTAAATGTTTATGATTATTATAAAGATCTTAATACAAGAGGTGGAGTTTCTGATGAACAACTAAGGTATTATGGTGAAGCTTCAGATATTTACGAAAAGGGATACGACATCCAATCGGATGAGTTACAGGCAAAATTTTACGCTAGATACTTTAAAGATGGAGTATATGTCAAATATAAAAAATGGAACAAAGATTTCACATTAAGCCATATAGATTACTTTGACAATCAAAGAAACAGAACATCACGAGAAATATTTAATAAGAAAGGTTATATCGAAAAAATAATATTCTTTAATGTAAATACCAATAAACAGCATCAAGTTATTTTCAAAACAGAAGACGGATTTACTTATTTAAATAAGTGGTTTAATCCTGAGAAAGGGAATCTTCAACAGCAATTTCTATTTACACGTGATACTAACCGTGTTTCTTTGTTTAAAAATAACATAGAATTGCATTCACGTTGGTTGAATGAGATCTGCGAAAAAGAAGAAAGCAAACCGTTTGTAATATGCGATGGCATAGGATCTGCAGATAAAATTTTATCGATGGATAAAGCATTAGCATATAGAATTTACCCTTTGCACACAAACCATTTTCAAGAACCATACACATTCGGAAGTGAGATAAAAGAGAAGCATAGAAAAATATTGACAAATTTGATTGATTTAGACTCATTAGTTGTCTTATCTGAAGATCACAAGATTGATATAACTAATCAATTTGGCAATTTTGGAAATGTTGATGTAATACCGAACTCAATAACTAAAAAAAATCATGACATAGTCAAAGATGACTCTCAAGAAATAGCGATTGTAGCTAGGTACGACAAAATAAAACAAATTGACCATGCCATTAAGGCCTTTGCAAAAGTAGTTAATGAATTCCCTAATGCTAAGTTGAATATATATGGAAATGGCGCTGATGAGGAAAGATTAATAAAATTGATTACACATATGAATCTGCATGCCAATGTATTTATAAAAGGTTACAGCAAGGATGTGTCTTCGGTTTATAATAAATCTCTTGTGACACTTCTAACATCAAAATCCGAAGCATTTGGCCTTGTAATTGCGGAGTCAATGCTTAATCAAACCCCTGTGATTAGTTATGATATTAATTATGGACCAAGAGATATTATAACTAATAATATTGACGGATTTCTTGTCCCTAAAGACAATATAGAAAAACTTGCGGATAAAATTATATTTTCTCTAAAAAATCAGGATGAAATCAAAGAAATGGGATTAAAAGCTAAACGAAATATTGAACTTAAATTTACAAACGAAATCATCTCAAAAAAATGGATTAATTTATTCGAGACATTGAAATCAAAAGATCTTATTGAGTTATAA
- a CDS encoding FAD-dependent oxidoreductase yields MKRIVLVGGGHSHLHCVKKLKTNKQPDIEWVLVSSSRYQYYSGMFSGFVEGLYEESDIRIDLLQLSKWVGIQFIELTISSIDPINNTLYTASGQTISFDYVSFDIGSLNIDPNIPNLANNSIAVKPNHLFPKHINDLRCSKHPVIVGGGASGIEMALSLLAWKKKYTPNDSEVTLVHSSPLLHSTGIRSSKIITQLAHKSGLNIVSKETVATVTKENLITQKGIRINYSHLIYLGGPQASPLFKNSSLPTDSHGFMLIKSTLQNIRYPHIFGAGDCISIESDLNIPKNGVTAVRQGPVLWKNLNRIVQKKDLLEYQPQKNYLALISIGNHHALLTYGTFATSGKWTWYAKNWIDRRFMNQFQV; encoded by the coding sequence ATGAAAAGGATTGTACTCGTTGGTGGAGGTCATAGCCATCTCCACTGCGTGAAAAAACTAAAGACAAATAAACAACCCGATATTGAATGGGTTCTAGTTTCTAGCTCTAGATATCAATATTATTCAGGTATGTTTTCAGGTTTTGTAGAAGGATTATATGAAGAGTCAGACATAAGAATTGATTTATTACAATTATCGAAATGGGTGGGTATTCAATTTATAGAATTAACAATAAGCTCTATTGATCCTATTAACAATACTCTTTACACAGCAAGTGGGCAAACGATCTCTTTTGATTATGTTTCCTTTGATATTGGCTCCTTAAATATTGATCCCAACATACCAAATTTAGCTAACAATAGCATTGCAGTTAAACCGAATCATCTTTTCCCGAAACATATAAATGATCTACGCTGTAGTAAGCACCCAGTTATTGTCGGAGGTGGAGCATCTGGTATTGAAATGGCTCTGTCATTGTTAGCATGGAAAAAAAAGTATACCCCTAATGACAGTGAAGTCACGTTAGTTCATTCATCTCCTCTACTTCATTCTACAGGGATAAGGTCATCAAAAATCATAACGCAATTGGCACATAAATCCGGATTAAATATAGTTAGTAAAGAAACTGTAGCCACAGTAACAAAGGAAAATTTAATTACACAAAAAGGAATTAGAATCAATTACTCTCACTTAATATATTTAGGGGGACCTCAAGCTTCCCCATTATTTAAAAATTCATCCTTACCGACAGATTCACACGGCTTCATGCTCATAAAAAGTACATTACAGAACATTAGATATCCTCATATATTTGGAGCAGGTGACTGTATTTCTATCGAATCAGACCTAAATATACCTAAAAATGGTGTAACAGCTGTTAGACAGGGTCCAGTATTATGGAAAAATCTTAACCGTATAGTACAGAAGAAGGATTTACTTGAATATCAACCTCAAAAAAATTATTTAGCACTAATATCTATTGGCAATCATCATGCACTGTTAACTTATGGTACGTTTGCTACCTCAGGGAAGTGGACATGGTATGCAAAGAATTGGATTGACCGCCGTTTCATGAATCAATTTCAGGTTTAA